In the Petrotoga sp. 9PWA.NaAc.5.4 genome, one interval contains:
- a CDS encoding stage V sporulation protein S, whose translation MEVLKVSHSSSPNKVAGAIAGVLSKTDEVEIQAIGAGAVNQAVKAIAIAKRFIETKGKEIYVIPGFVEVEVGSEKRTGIKFKVVARTSKEASFQENL comes from the coding sequence ATGGAAGTATTGAAAGTTAGTCATTCATCTTCACCTAATAAAGTTGCTGGAGCTATTGCGGGAGTATTATCTAAAACAGACGAAGTAGAAATCCAAGCTATCGGAGCAGGAGCGGTTAACCAAGCTGTAAAGGCTATTGCTATTGCTAAAAGGTTCATAGAAACTAAAGGTAAAGAAATTTATGTCATTCCCGGTTTTGTGGAGGTGGAAGTAGGGTCTGAAAAAAGAACCGGAATAAAGTTTAAAGTAGTTGCGAGAACGTCAAAGGAAGCTTCTTTCCAAGAAAATCTTTAA
- the pyrE gene encoding orotate phosphoribosyltransferase, whose product MQEKTQQYKEKDIYGILEETGAYLKGHFLLSSGLHSDTYIQCAKVLKYPKYAELFGKLISSQVNSKIDYVVSPAMGGIIIGYEVAKSLNAVFLFTERNENGEMMLRREQNIEKGKNILIVEDVITTGKSTLEVANVVKKLGGEITGIGCIVNRSQKEDLLDKKIISLLKVQANVYPPENCPLCEMGHEIVKPGSRKKLL is encoded by the coding sequence ATGCAAGAAAAAACACAGCAATACAAAGAAAAAGATATTTATGGAATTTTAGAAGAAACTGGAGCCTATTTAAAAGGACACTTTTTATTATCCTCTGGATTACATTCCGACACTTATATTCAATGTGCTAAAGTATTGAAATACCCAAAATATGCCGAACTTTTTGGAAAACTGATATCCTCTCAAGTTAATTCAAAAATTGATTATGTTGTTTCTCCTGCCATGGGAGGAATAATAATAGGATACGAAGTGGCAAAATCACTAAATGCTGTTTTTCTATTTACTGAAAGGAATGAAAATGGCGAAATGATGTTGAGAAGAGAACAAAATATAGAAAAAGGTAAGAACATATTAATTGTAGAGGACGTTATTACTACAGGAAAATCTACTTTAGAAGTAGCGAATGTTGTTAAAAAACTTGGTGGTGAAATTACAGGTATAGGTTGTATAGTAAACAGATCCCAAAAGGAAGATTTACTTGATAAAAAAATTATTTCTTTATTAAAAGTTCAAGCTAACGTTTATCCTCCAGAAAATTGCCCCTTATGTGAAATGGGACATGAAATAGTAAAACCAGGTAGTAGAAAGAAATTATTGTGA
- the rho gene encoding transcription termination factor Rho has protein sequence MEENPDTLITKKQSKDNIQAVEIDMAKLNEMTRKELYDIARKFEIPNYSRMSKNELKFAILRKQTESIGYFFYEGILEIMQDGYGFLRSIDNSLLPGSDDVYVSQSQIRKFNLFTGDIVAGQVRPPKEGERFFALLRIEAINALPPENAKDRVSFENLTPEYPKKRMQLEHKNSPFSSRIIDLFSPIGFGQRGLIVAPPKAGKTTLLKDIANSIAENFPETKRYILLIDERPEEVTDIRDTVDANVIAAPFDMDPQSQIKITEMALDHFKRLVEFGHDVVVLIDSLTRFAREYNLYVPSSGKLLSGGLDPAAIIFPKKFFGAARKVREGGSLTMIATALVETGSKMDEVIFEEFKGTGNMELILSREMANERLFPAINLKLSGTRKEELLFDEDELKNIIILRKFINDMSPKEALEFILTLLKKYKTNDDIMAAIENQKTL, from the coding sequence ATGGAGGAAAATCCTGATACTTTAATTACAAAAAAACAATCAAAAGATAACATTCAAGCTGTCGAAATAGACATGGCCAAATTAAATGAAATGACTAGAAAAGAATTATATGACATAGCAAGAAAATTCGAAATTCCTAATTACTCTCGAATGTCAAAAAATGAGTTAAAGTTTGCGATATTAAGAAAACAAACTGAATCAATAGGATATTTCTTTTATGAAGGCATTTTAGAAATTATGCAAGATGGATACGGGTTTTTAAGAAGTATTGATAATTCTTTATTACCTGGAAGCGATGATGTTTATGTATCACAATCTCAAATTAGGAAATTTAACCTTTTTACAGGTGATATTGTTGCCGGACAAGTTAGACCACCAAAAGAAGGAGAACGTTTTTTTGCCTTACTCCGAATAGAGGCTATAAACGCTTTGCCACCAGAAAATGCAAAAGATAGGGTTTCTTTTGAAAACCTTACTCCCGAGTATCCTAAAAAAAGAATGCAGTTAGAACATAAAAATAGCCCTTTCAGTTCTCGAATAATAGATTTGTTTTCTCCCATCGGTTTTGGTCAACGAGGCTTAATTGTTGCGCCACCAAAAGCAGGAAAAACTACTTTGCTTAAAGATATTGCAAACTCAATCGCAGAAAATTTTCCTGAAACAAAGAGATACATTCTTTTAATAGACGAAAGGCCTGAAGAAGTTACTGATATAAGAGATACTGTTGATGCAAATGTTATAGCTGCTCCTTTTGATATGGATCCTCAAAGTCAAATAAAGATAACCGAAATGGCTTTGGACCATTTTAAAAGATTAGTAGAGTTTGGTCATGATGTTGTAGTTTTGATTGATAGCCTTACTAGGTTTGCAAGAGAATATAATCTATATGTTCCTTCAAGCGGTAAATTACTAAGCGGTGGACTAGACCCTGCTGCAATCATTTTCCCCAAAAAATTCTTTGGAGCTGCAAGAAAGGTTAGAGAAGGTGGAAGTCTCACTATGATAGCCACTGCTCTAGTAGAAACTGGATCTAAAATGGATGAAGTAATTTTTGAAGAATTTAAAGGAACAGGAAACATGGAACTAATACTTTCTAGAGAGATGGCAAATGAAAGGTTATTTCCAGCAATAAATTTAAAACTTTCTGGCACCAGGAAAGAAGAGCTTTTATTTGATGAAGATGAATTAAAAAATATTATTATTTTAAGAAAATTCATTAACGATATGTCTCCTAAAGAAGCATTGGAATTTATACTTACTTTACTAAAAAAATATAAAACAAATGACGATATAATGGCAGCTATTGAAAATCAAAAAACATTGTAG
- a CDS encoding DUF1385 domain-containing protein — MKVKPKTVGGQAVIEGVMMKGINTVVAVKRKDGKISIKTIKDNSWGIIEKIPIIRGFFVLLHSMIIGMNALSYSANISGEEDEDLTTKDMVIAILFAIVIATLGFGVLPVLITKPFKIQSEFLFAFIEGLIRAALVIAYIWAISFMKDIKRVFQYHGAEHKSVHTYENNEPLETAYAKKYTTLHPRCGTSFLIITVFASIIVFAISGGFGWNSTWEKIISRIVLLPIVAGVAYEFQRFTAKIIDTKIGKILAYPGLTLQKITTKEPDEEQLNIGLLSLKYALDENFNGEIVVDIQNTNDEKSVVSNKEVNNILLQ, encoded by the coding sequence ATGAAAGTTAAACCAAAAACAGTTGGAGGACAGGCAGTAATAGAAGGAGTAATGATGAAAGGTATAAATACTGTAGTAGCAGTAAAAAGAAAAGATGGAAAGATATCTATAAAAACTATTAAAGATAATTCATGGGGTATTATAGAGAAGATACCTATAATAAGAGGATTTTTTGTTCTATTACATTCAATGATAATTGGAATGAATGCTTTATCTTATTCAGCAAATATCTCTGGAGAAGAAGATGAAGATCTAACAACAAAAGACATGGTTATAGCTATACTATTTGCAATAGTAATCGCTACTTTAGGATTTGGAGTACTTCCCGTTTTAATAACAAAACCATTTAAAATTCAGTCTGAATTTTTGTTTGCCTTTATAGAAGGATTAATTAGAGCGGCTCTTGTTATAGCTTATATATGGGCTATCTCTTTTATGAAAGATATAAAAAGAGTATTTCAATATCATGGAGCAGAACACAAAAGTGTTCATACTTATGAAAATAATGAACCGTTAGAAACAGCTTATGCTAAAAAATATACTACACTTCATCCAAGATGTGGAACAAGCTTTTTGATAATTACAGTTTTCGCTTCTATAATAGTATTTGCAATTTCAGGTGGTTTTGGTTGGAATTCCACATGGGAAAAGATTATCTCAAGAATTGTTCTGCTTCCAATTGTTGCAGGTGTGGCTTATGAATTTCAAAGATTTACGGCAAAAATTATAGATACAAAAATAGGTAAAATCCTTGCTTATCCTGGATTAACACTTCAAAAAATAACCACTAAAGAACCTGATGAAGAACAGTTGAATATAGGTCTTCTATCTTTAAAATATGCTTTAGATGAAAATTTTAATGGAGAAATTGTAGTAGATATTCAAAATACTAATGATGAAAAAAGTGTTGTTTCTAATAAAGAAGTAAATAATATTTTATTGCAATAA
- a CDS encoding Do family serine endopeptidase, whose translation MKKSIILVTVALLVSLTSFPIVNEGYENPIVNVVELAAPAVVNIVTTRTSSIPIDPYIRDFFKRFFGQTIPEYQTKGVGSGFIFDEEGYILTNYHVIENAKEITVTLLNGNKYEAEIIGGDPDLDLAIIKINSDEKLPTLALGDSNQVKIGEWAIAIGSPLGLQNTVTVGVVSATNRSIQKPTGNGNYVGLIQTDATINPGNSGGPLLNIHGEVIGINTAIAVDPQLGSVNIGFAIPVNVAKRFANSVMEKGYFEGAYLGVHISTVNEDLKKALGLKVDKGAYVTDVEPGSAAEKAGIKAGDVIIEMNGEKIESANDLSSLIKTYPAGSKVKVVLDRFGERITLEVTLGSKTTTETETAYFGILVRDITAEDRKNYNIRSNINGVIVEEIRDNTYVLGLRVGDVITEVAVNGVYHKINNVNDWEKVVSSVEKNSYVALIVYRNNVRYVIQFFYR comes from the coding sequence ATGAAAAAATCTATTATTCTTGTGACCGTGGCATTATTAGTTTCACTTACTTCATTTCCCATCGTAAATGAAGGTTATGAAAATCCTATTGTAAACGTAGTTGAATTAGCTGCTCCCGCAGTGGTTAACATTGTAACAACAAGGACATCTTCTATTCCTATAGATCCATATATAAGAGATTTTTTTAAAAGATTTTTTGGACAAACGATTCCTGAATATCAAACAAAAGGAGTAGGTTCTGGCTTTATTTTTGATGAAGAAGGTTATATATTAACTAATTACCATGTTATAGAAAACGCCAAAGAAATAACAGTTACCCTATTAAACGGAAATAAGTATGAAGCAGAAATAATAGGCGGAGATCCTGATCTTGATTTAGCAATAATAAAAATTAACAGTGATGAAAAATTGCCAACTCTTGCATTAGGTGATTCAAATCAAGTAAAAATTGGAGAATGGGCAATCGCAATTGGCAGTCCATTAGGATTGCAAAATACCGTAACAGTAGGAGTTGTAAGTGCAACAAATAGGAGCATACAAAAACCTACTGGGAATGGTAACTATGTGGGATTAATTCAGACTGACGCAACAATTAATCCCGGAAATAGTGGTGGCCCTCTTTTAAATATTCATGGAGAAGTAATCGGTATAAATACCGCTATAGCTGTTGATCCTCAATTAGGAAGTGTTAATATCGGATTTGCAATTCCTGTAAACGTTGCAAAAAGATTTGCAAACTCTGTCATGGAAAAAGGGTATTTTGAAGGGGCCTATTTAGGAGTCCATATTTCAACTGTAAATGAAGATTTAAAAAAAGCTTTGGGTTTAAAAGTTGATAAAGGAGCGTATGTTACCGACGTAGAACCTGGAAGTGCTGCAGAAAAGGCGGGTATAAAAGCAGGCGACGTTATAATCGAAATGAACGGCGAAAAGATTGAAAGTGCTAATGATCTTTCTTCTTTAATAAAGACATATCCTGCTGGTAGTAAAGTAAAAGTTGTTCTTGATAGGTTTGGAGAAAGAATAACTCTTGAAGTTACCTTAGGAAGCAAAACAACAACCGAAACAGAAACAGCCTACTTTGGAATATTAGTTAGAGATATTACTGCTGAAGATAGAAAAAATTACAATATTAGAAGTAATATCAATGGAGTAATAGTAGAGGAAATCCGAGATAATACATATGTACTGGGTTTAAGAGTAGGAGACGTAATAACTGAAGTCGCAGTGAATGGAGTCTATCATAAGATCAACAACGTAAATGACTGGGAAAAAGTTGTATCATCAGTTGAAAAAAACAGTTATGTTGCTCTAATAGTTTATAGAAATAATGTAAGATATGTAATACAGTTTTTTTATAGATAA
- a CDS encoding alpha/beta fold hydrolase, which yields MNIYNRYFLSKKRNGKKIFLIHGLGEYSGRYKTFINLLNNKGYDVYTFDLPGHGYSFGSKGDIENFYEVYAFLEEYISNDYILLGHSLGGLIATRFVEITEKKPKKLILSSPALGNISQMKILLNILSIFPKLVVSNRINPYDLSTNQKSCQEYIEDPLVHDKITVQTALQMFEEAEIALREIDSINVPTILLYGEEDKVVNPYEYEKIKNANFEVFSFSKGKHELFECIYNKEKFLNKIFEFLK from the coding sequence ATGAATATATACAACCGTTATTTTCTTTCAAAGAAAAGAAATGGTAAAAAGATTTTTTTAATCCATGGTTTAGGAGAATACTCTGGAAGATATAAAACTTTTATAAACCTTCTTAATAACAAAGGATATGATGTTTATACTTTTGATTTACCAGGTCATGGTTATTCTTTCGGCTCAAAAGGTGATATAGAAAATTTCTATGAAGTGTATGCTTTTTTAGAAGAATATATTTCGAATGACTATATTCTATTGGGACATTCCTTAGGAGGATTAATAGCTACCAGATTTGTTGAAATCACCGAAAAAAAACCTAAAAAACTTATTCTCTCTTCACCTGCGCTTGGAAATATAAGCCAAATGAAAATACTTCTAAATATTCTTTCTATCTTTCCAAAATTAGTGGTCTCAAATCGAATAAATCCATATGATTTATCAACTAATCAAAAATCCTGTCAAGAATACATTGAAGATCCTTTGGTACACGATAAAATTACTGTTCAAACAGCACTTCAAATGTTTGAAGAAGCTGAAATTGCGCTAAGAGAAATAGATAGTATAAATGTTCCAACCATTTTGCTATACGGAGAAGAAGATAAAGTAGTAAACCCATATGAATATGAAAAAATTAAAAACGCTAATTTTGAAGTTTTCTCTTTTTCAAAAGGCAAACATGAACTTTTCGAATGTATATATAACAAAGAAAAATTCTTAAACAAAATCTTTGAATTTTTAAAATAA